The region CCTGGTGGACCGCTTCTCCCGGTGAGTGTTGCTGACTACCTGAAGCGCGCTGCGCAGGGCCGCCGGCCAACGTTGCCGGTGGCCGCCGACCACGCCGAACGGCCGATTCGTCTACGACATCAGCTCGATAGTGAGCGCGGAGTGGCCGCTGCGCGGGATCAGTCGACGGTCGGGAGCTTCGGGCCGAGGACGTCGTCGGCGTCGACGATCGTGTACGCGTACCCCTGTTCGGCGAGGAAGCGCTGCCGGTGTGCCGCGTACTCGGTGTCGATCGTGTCCCGGGACACCACGGTGTAGAAGTGCGCCTGCCGGCCGTCGGCCTTCGGCCGGAGCACCCGCCCCAACCGCTGCGCCTCCTCCTGGCGCGACCCGAACGTGCCCGACACCTGGATCGCCACCGCCGCCTCGGGCAGGTCGATGGAGAAGTTGCCGACCTTGGAGATCACCAGTGTGCGCAGCGAGCCGGACCGGAACGCGTCGAACAGCCGCTCCCGCTCCTTGTTGGTGGTCGAACCCTGGATGATCGGCGCGTCCAGATATTCGCCGAGCTGGTGCAACTGGTCGATGTACGCGCCGATCACCAGCACCTGGTCCTCGGGGTGCCGCTCCACGAGCGCGCGAACCACGGGCAGCTTCGTGCGCGCGGTCGCCGCCATCCGGTAACGCTCCTCGGCCTCCGCCGTCGCGTACGACATGCGCTCCGCGTCGGTCAGGGTCACCCGGACCTCGGTGCACTCGGCCGGGGCGATCCAGCCCTGCGACTCGATGTCCTTCCACGGCGCGTCGTACCGCTTCGGGCCGATCAGGCTGAACACGTCACCCTCGCGGCCGTCCTCGCGTACCAGAGTCGCCGTCAGGCCCAGCCGACGGCGGGCCTGGAGGTCCGCGGTGAACCGGAAGATCGGCGCGGGCAGCAGGTGCACCTCGTCGTAGACGACCAGGCCCCAGTCGCGGGCCCCGAACAGGTCCAGGTGGGTGAACGCGCCACCGCGACGCGAGGTGAGCACCTGGTACGTGGCGATGGTGACCGGGCGGATCTCCTTGCGCTCGCCCGAGTACTCGCCGATCTCCTCCTCGGTCAGCGAGGTGCGGGCGATCAGCTCCCGCTTCCACTGCCGGCCGGCCACCGTGTTGGTGACCAGGATCAGCGTGGTCGCCTTCGCCTCGGCCATCGCCGCCGCGCCGACCAGGGTCTTGCCGGCGCCACACGGCAGCACCACCACGCCCGACCCGCCGGCCCAGAACGCCTCCACGGCCTCCCGCTGGTACGACCGCAGCGTCCACGGCCTGCGCCCGTCCTTGCCGGCCTCGGCCAGCTCGATCGGGTGCGCCTCACCGTCGACGTAGCCGGCCAGATCCTCCGCCGGCCAGCCCAGCTTGAGCAACGCCTGCTTGAGCCGGCCACGCTCGGACGGGTGCACCCGGATGGTGTCGTCGTCGATCTTGTCGCCGAGCATCCCGGCGAGCTTCTTGCTCTTCGCCACCTCGATCAGCACCAGCCGGTCCAGCGCGCGCAGCACCAGCCCGTACGCCGGGTCGTTGGCGAGCTGGAGCCGGCCGTACCGGTCCATCGTCTCGGCCACGTCCACCAGCAGCGCGTGCGGCACCGGGTAGCGGGAGTACTTCAGCAGCGAGTCGACCACACCCTCGGCGTCGTGCCCCGCCGCGCGGGCGTTCCACAGCCCCAGCGGCGTCAGCCGGTACGTGTGCACGTGCTCCGGCGAGCGCTCCAACTCGGCGAAGGGCGCGATCGCCATCCGGCAGGCCTGCGCGTCGGGGTGGTCGATCTCCAGCAGCAGGGTCTTGTCCGACTGCACGATCAGTGGTCCACCGCTCACGCCAGCGTCCTCTCCTCGGTTGGTCTTCGGCCCGGGCGGGTGCATTCCCGCAGATGGCCGACCATCCAGTGTTGCACGGGGCGGGATGTCCGAAGAAAGATGCTCACCGGGTGCAACCGTGACGGCACTCACGAACGTCTAGCAAAGGGACGACGGCCTGGGAGGTGCCTCGAAGCGTTTGTGGAGCACCTCCCGGCTTGTCGTCCTGCTGGTGGTCGTGCTGGTCGGTTCCGGTGCGTGCACGTTCGATCCGCAGTCCGGTGGGAGTGGTGGCGGGGGAGCCGCCCCAGCCGGCGCGGCGGGACAGGCAACGGGGGCGAGCGGCCCGCCCGGGCCGGACCAGCACGGCCGCGACACGGCGGCGAATCGGGGGTTTAACCCCTGTCCGACCGGTCCAACGAGTGTCACCCTGGGAGTCCAGGACCAGACCGGGCGGGGAGGCTGGGCATGACGGTCGACCGTGACGTGATCGCGGAACACGAGCAGGCACCACCCGACGAGGTGTCGCGAGCGACGGTGATCGCGTACGCCGTCGCGGCGACACTCCTCCTCGGGTGGTTCCTCTTCGGCTGGCTGGTGCTGCGGCAGGGCTTCGTCGACTCGGTCGGGGAGTCCGCCGGTGCCGGCTTCGCGCTACTTCTGATCATCTCGGTGGTCGGCACCGTGCGCCGGAGTCGCAGCCGCAGTCGCCGCTGACCGACAACGCCCGCGGTGGCGCTGGTGTCAGCCGGCCCGAGCCGGTCAGTCCGCCACCACCGCCGCGGTGATCCGGTGCAGCGCGAACGTGTGCAGCATCTCGGTCCGTTCGTCCTCGGCGCGCAGATAGCCGGCGCCGATCGAGACCGGCTTGACCAGGCGGGACGCGGTCGCCCCGTGAGCGTCGACGTAACCGACCCAGACCAGCGCCTTGTCCCGCACCGCCTGCTGGAGCACCGCCAGGGCCTCGCTGTGCGTGTGCGCCGGCACCGGGCCGCCGCCCAGCCCCGCCGCACCGCCACGCACCACCGCCGGTGCCCGTCGGGCCGCCCGCGCCGCCGCGTCACCCCGCCGGATGTGCTCCACCACACCGAGCAGCCGTGGCATGGGCAGCTTCGGGGTGGCCAACGGGTCGAGCGTCCGGGTGGTCACCGACCCCCGAGCCGGGGCCCGGCGGATCCGTGGCCGGGCCAGCACGGTGCTGCCGCTGCCGTCCTCCTGCACCGGGGCGTACCCGGCGTCGCGCAGCGCACCCAGCAGCCGACCGACCTGGTACTGCGTACACAGCACCGTCGGCGCGAGCCGTCGCAGCGCCAACGACTCCAGCCGACGGTCCGCCAGCACCTCGCTGAGCAGGGCCTCGTCGTCGCTGCGCAGGTACGCCCCGGCCAGGCCGACCCGCAGCCCACCGTGTTTACGGGCCACGTCGTCCACCAAGTAGGTGAGGCCCTGCGGCACCGGAGTACGTGACCGTCGCCGGAACACGTCGTGCAGGTCGTCGGCCGTGTAGCCGGAATCCAGCGCGCGCCGCACGCTCGCCGTGGTCACCCGGTGCACGCTGGCCCCGCCGGCCGACTCGAGTTCGGTCATCGCCTCCAACTCGGCGGAGAGCGCCGGTTCGGGTGGCCCGGGCACCACCACGGTCAGGTCGGCCTGCACCAGGAAGTGGTCGACCGGGGCGGGCAGCAGCGCGTCCAACGCCCGGGCGGTACTGGACGGGTCGCCGCTCTCGACGTCAGCGTGCACGCCCAGCGGGTCCTCGTCGCCCCGCTCGCCGGCCGACGTCAGGTCACCGAGCAGCAGCCGACCGTACGAGGTGAGCGCCCCCAACCCGGTGACGCCCAACTGCGCGGCCTCGGCCAGCACCTCCCGGTGCGCGGCGTCCCGG is a window of Micromonospora sp. WMMD961 DNA encoding:
- a CDS encoding DNA repair helicase XPB translates to MSGGPLIVQSDKTLLLEIDHPDAQACRMAIAPFAELERSPEHVHTYRLTPLGLWNARAAGHDAEGVVDSLLKYSRYPVPHALLVDVAETMDRYGRLQLANDPAYGLVLRALDRLVLIEVAKSKKLAGMLGDKIDDDTIRVHPSERGRLKQALLKLGWPAEDLAGYVDGEAHPIELAEAGKDGRRPWTLRSYQREAVEAFWAGGSGVVVLPCGAGKTLVGAAAMAEAKATTLILVTNTVAGRQWKRELIARTSLTEEEIGEYSGERKEIRPVTIATYQVLTSRRGGAFTHLDLFGARDWGLVVYDEVHLLPAPIFRFTADLQARRRLGLTATLVREDGREGDVFSLIGPKRYDAPWKDIESQGWIAPAECTEVRVTLTDAERMSYATAEAEERYRMAATARTKLPVVRALVERHPEDQVLVIGAYIDQLHQLGEYLDAPIIQGSTTNKERERLFDAFRSGSLRTLVISKVGNFSIDLPEAAVAIQVSGTFGSRQEEAQRLGRVLRPKADGRQAHFYTVVSRDTIDTEYAAHRQRFLAEQGYAYTIVDADDVLGPKLPTVD